The following is a genomic window from Alkaliphilus sp. B6464.
CTTATGATAAAAGTATGCTACTAAGGTATCTCCATGATGTTGCTCAATAAAGGCTCTTACTTCAACTGGTAGTTTATGTTTTTTAGCAAGCTCAATACCATCCTTAACATGATCCGTAATTATGGTGGCGCTTAATGAAGGATTTAGCTTATCATGTGGATTATCGGATGTCAATTGATTTTCTTTAAAAAAGTAAGGTCGTCTAGTTTTCCCAATATCGTGATAAAAAGCTCCTACCCTAGCTAATAAAGAGTTACCTCCTATTGCATCAACTGCAGATTCACTTAAATTTCCTACTATAATGCTATGATGATAGGTGCCTGGTGCTTCCAACAATAGTTTCTTTAACAAAGGTTGATTTGGATTTGATAATTCCAATAGCTTTAGTGGTGTTACTACGTTAAATACGGATTCCCATAGCGGTAATGACCCTACTGTGACTATAGAAGAAAATAACCCGTTTAATAGTCCATAGAAACCAAAAGTAAGCGTCTGCATTATTTCGCTACTGTTTATAAATCCAATTCCGACAATTGTAATCATATTAATTATACTTACAGCAATTCCAGATATAAAAATATTTGCTCTCTGTTGTGTATTTACAACACTAAATGCTCCAACTGTTCCGCCAATTAATGCCATGGCCATAAAAATAGTATTATTGCCTGTAATAATACTTATTAATACTGTTAGACATAGATTAATAAGCAAGGCTAATCTAGATTCAATTAAAATAGATAAAAGCATAGAGCAAGCAGCTACTGGAATTAAGTAAATGGAGATTCCTTGTATTACTTTAGATATTATTAGTGTAGAAATAAAAATGATATATATCATCAAAAGTCTTCCTGGTCTTTCTAACAAATCCTTATTAAATACAGCCATATATCCGATAATTAATAGTTCAATTACTAAAGCTATAGCTGCAATTCCTATATATAAAACAAAATCAACTTTACTTTCATCATTTAAAACCCCTAAATCTCGTAATAGTTCTAGTCTATCGAAGGTGATGACTTCCCCTTCTCTCAGAATACTATCTCCTTTTTTAATTATTATCTTATCCACATTCTCCCTTGCCATTTCTATCTTACTATTTGTAGCATCCTCATCTAGAAACTTATTTGGACGAATTGTGGCATAAACTATAGAAATAGCTAAATCCTTTAACTCAGCTTCAAATTCATTCAGATTAGTTATATATTCTTTAATACTGTTCTTTTGTTTCTGAAGATCTTCAACATCAATACCAACATTCATATTTTGTGCTACTATTTCATTAATATAGCTTTCTAAATACTTTAACTGATCTATAGGGGCAGTTATTGCAGTCTTTACATTAACTGTTCCTATATTAAGATCATTTTCAGAATTTAACTGTTCTATTTTTTCTAATTCCGTTAATTCTTCATCATTACGAAGCTTATATACTAATAAAAAGAACTTTTCAATATCCTTATTAACTTCTACACGAACACCTGGATTTAACTTATAAACTGGTTCTATTCCTTCAACTGCTTTTTGTCTTACACGCTCTGTATTAAACTTATCCTCTATATCTTTTGGAGAATATATATCTACAGGTGCTCTTTGGCCAATTACTAAGTCGAATTTTTCTGGTCTTAAGCTTGTCACTAATATAGCAAATAAACTGATAAAAAAAAGTAATGCTAGAAGAAATTTTTTAATTGATTTTTTTCGAAAAAAACCCTCAACAGAACTTCTCATATTCTTTCCCCCCTTAACACTATAATTCCAGTGTTAAAATACTATTTTTCTTTTTGTACCCTCATTTGACTTTTACTATCATATTCATCATAAGCTTTAACTATTTTTTGAACTAATTGATGTCTTACAACATCCTTTCCTGTTAAATATGAGAATCCAATTTCCTCGACATTTTTCAGAACCTGTTCAGCATGCTTCAAACCAGAATGTTTCCCTTTTGGAAGATCTATTTGGGTAATATCTCCTGTTACTATAGCCTTCGATCCAAAACCAAAGCGTGTTAAAAACATTTTCATTTGCTCCTTAGTAGTGTTTTGAGCCTCATCTAAAATAATAAAGGAGTTATCTAATGTTCGTCCTCTCATATATGCTAGTGGTGCTACTTCTATCATACCTCTCTCCATATACTTTTGAAACCTTTCAGAACCAAGAATATCAAAAAGTGCATCATATAAAGGCCTTAAATATGGATCTACCTTGTCCTTTAAATCACCAGGTAGAAAACCTAAACTTTCACCAGCCTCTACAGCAGGTCTTGTTAAAATTATTCTATTTACTTCTTCGTTTTTAAATGCTTTTACCGCCATAGTTACTGCTAAGTATGTTTTGCCAGTACCAGCGGGGCCTATACCAAAGGTTAAATCTTTAGATTGTATTTGTTCGATATATTTTTTCTGTCCTATGGTTTTTGGCTTAATAGGTTTGCCTCTATCAGTAACAAATATTACATCACTCGCTAAAGATTGTATTTTCTCATGTTCTCCATCCAATAGCAAACTTATTGCATATGATATATTTTGTATTGTAAGATGCTCGTTACGGTCTACTACCTCCATTAATTGCTCTATTAATTTCTCGCCTAATAGAACTTCTTTTTCATCTCCAATAATTAAAATATCTCCATCTCTTTGTACAATATCTACCTTTAAATGTTGTTGAACAAGCTTTATATTTTCATCGAAATTACCAAATAATTCTTTAATAAACTTTTGTTCCTTAATTTCTATCTTCTTTTGAAATTTGTTTTCCAATAATTAGTCCTCCCCAATCTGTAATGTCTTTTGCTCTGCAATATTTTCTAAAACCTCTATAATAACCTTACCATATAAAATATCATCTTGGATAGTAAAGTCAATCTGTGTATTTAAAATTTTAGCATCTAAAGGTATATCTTCTAAAAGCTTATTTATAGCCTCCTTATGAATATCATTTTTTGCCTGAATTTCATCAATTCTTTCCTCAAATTGAATTGCCTCATAATAGTCCTCTGTTATTATTTCGACAGGTAACCCTATATTCCTCCATTGAAAGGGCCTTTTAGATTTTTTTTCAACTATATAAACATTATAAGGTATATCTCCCTTATTAAAAGAAAGCTCTATGCTACCAAAATTAAAAGTCCGCTTTTTAAATTTTTGCCCTGTTTTATCTTTTTTAATCTCAATAAGGTTTTTACTTTCGGTTGTTTCGTAGTATGTTTTAGCATATACTTCTCCATAGGAATGAACAAACATAGGTTCATCCATATTTTCTCTCTGAACTACTCCATTAATCAACATATCACCTTTGGTAACAATATCTCCTTCTTCAACCACAGCGTCTCCATTTCTTGCTATTACTTTTTCAATTACTCCATTTTTCTTAGCTATAACATTGCAAGGGGTATTTTTATCTATTTTATCTGGCGCTAGTCTTTTCTCTACTATTTCTACCTTGGCTCTAATACCTCTAACTTCAATTCCAACCCAAGCTATTTGATCTACATCTAAAATCAACTCAGTTTCAATCTCCTTTAAATTAACAAGGTATTTATTTGTACCTGGCTTTAATCCTAGTTCATTTAAACTAGATATTATTTCACTCTTTTCTAATTCTTCGTTACCAATTATTTCTATGGAAAAAATAAATGTCGAAGAAAAAACTAGAATTAGGAAACAAAAAAATGCTCCTACTAAAAGCATTTTTCTTTTTTTGAGTTTGTGTACCCAAAAAGGATACCCATTTTTTTTATGTATGGACACCCTACAACCTGCTCTTTTTACGATGTTTCTCAATTCTTTAAATCCTTGAATACCTATCTTTGCTTCTAGTGTAGTGTAGTTAATCCTCTTAATATCCCATAGATAAATACCTCTGGCTATACACATATTTATAAATCTTTCTAGTGCTAAACCTTCTACTTTTACAATTACGTAGCCTCTCATATAATTCCATAACTTTAATACTAACAATGTATCCACCCCTCAATCAATAAATTCTACCTGATTGATCTCTCCTATAATAACAATCTCTTCTGTAATAATGTTTTTCAACATTAGATCTTTACCTATAATACGTAATACTCCATTTTTAGTATTAATTCTTATCCTATTATTTGTATACTCTAATATACCTTTATGATTTTCTATATATATTTGGAGATTACCAACCATTATAATTTTAGGCAAATCAAGTATAATATCCTTTGGTAACTCTAAAATTTCAGCTAGACTTTTTTTAATTTCTTCATTTTTTTTCATTTGGCATACCTCCCATATATTCAATTTTTATGCTTACAACTATTTCATTAGACCTGTTTTAAAGACAAAATTTGTCTGTTGCTACTATATAATTTATACTTTTTTAGCAATCGAGTAGGAGGAAAATAATTATTTTATTTTCCGTCCTCTCACACCACCGTACGTACGGTTCCGTATACGGCGGTTCATTAAGTTAATTGCATTTTCTGATACCTAGCCGATAGGCTCTGGTAAGAAATTGATTCGAGATATTTGTTGGTAAGACTTCTAGATAGGATTGGGCTATTGGCTATACGCCAGTAGCCTTTTCTTGTATTTCCCCATTCATAGGCCTTGTATTTAAGTACGCCTAATGATATTAGATTCTTAATCTTAGTTCTTGGCTTTTTCCATTGTTTCCATATGCACATTCTCAATCTTCTTCTTATCCATTCATCAAGTTCTTGCATAATTCCCTTTGCTTTCGCAATAGAAAAGTAGTTAACCCATCCTGTAGTAATCTGGTTGAGTCTTCTAATCCTATCTTCTATGCTTATACTATAACTTCTTGACGTGATCTTCCTAACTTTATCTTTAAATCTTTTAATAGATTTATCATGGATTCGGATATTGTATTTTCCCCATAAATTGTAGAATGAAAAACCTAAGAATTTTCTTCTAGTAGGTTTATCTACTGCACTTTTCTCTTTATTTACTTTTAACTTTAGTTTATTTTCAAGGAAATTTGTTACGCTGTCCATAACTCTTTGTCCTGCTCTTTTTGACTTTACGAATATATTACAGTGAGTAGACCTAAGGAACCTCCCCTTAAGTCCCTCTCAGAACCGTACGTGAACCTCTCAGCTCATACGGCTCCCATTATCCAGCCGATGGTAATATTCCAAACCTCCAGTGTGCAAACAGATTCTTATCACGCCTTGCTATTATACCAAGCCAATACTCAGCACGTCGCCTTGACCCTCGCTTCTTATATTTTCTACGAACCCAGTTAACAAGACATCCATTGATATACCTTAATACATCGTATATCTCTGATTTGTAGAAATGCGTGTAATAATTAATCCAACCCTGTATCTTACTATTGAACATATTTGCTATATCCCATAAATCTTTGTCAGGTTTCAGTTGCAATTTCCAACTTCGGACTTCTTTCCGTATAGATTTCTTTGCTTTCTCGCCAATAGCTGGAAGAAAGTTTGTAAAGAATTTTCCATACTTATTCTTTGCATGTCTTGGTCTGAATGTATACCCTAAAAAGTCAAAAGATGTATATTCATGATTCCCCTTTCGGTCTTCATCTTTACAATACACGGTTCTTGTCTTTTCTAAGTTCAATCCAAGTCCAAACATCAGAAATCGCTCTTCTAATCTTCGTTGAAGATACTTCGCCTGCTTTAAAGATACGCAATGTGCTATTCCATCATCTGCGTATCTTGCCCAAGGTATTGTTGGAAACTGTTTTGTCATAAAGTCATCAAATACATAGTGTAGAAACAAGTTTGAGAGTACTGGACTGATTACCCCACCTTGTGGTGTACCAGAAGTTCTTTCGATGACTGTTCCATCCTCCATTTGAAATGGTACAACCAGCCAGCGTTTAATATACATAATTATCCATGCTTCTTCTGTATGCCGACTTACCATTTCTATTAGGTAATCATGCCGTATATTATCGAAAAGACCTTTAATATCAAATTCTAACACCCAATCTTTTCTCCAACATCTTTCTCTTGTGATCTCCAATGCTTGTATCGCTGATTTATTCGGTCTATATCCATAGGAATCCTCATAGAATATTGGTTCTACACAGGGTTCAAAGTACATTTTAGCCACCATTTGTGCAACCCTATCTTCTACTGTTGGTATTCCTAAGATACGAGTCCCTCCATTTTTCTTAGGTATTGCTACTGCCCTTACAGGTTTGGGGAAGTAACTCCCTGATGACATCCTATTCCAGATTTTGTATAGATTATTATTTAGATTCTTCTCAAAATCTTCAATTGATTGTTCATCGACTCCGTATGTTCCCTTGTTTGCTTTCACCTTTTCGTAGGCTTCTTTCACTTTCCATTTTGAAATATTATATGGCTTTGTTTCTTGCATAAGCTCCTCCTCCTTTCAAAGTTGACTTATTCTTGAAACTGAATAACTCGGGTTCTTCACTCCATTCCCATTACAGAAACTTCCTCACTACTACAACCCAATCTGCCCCCATGACTGCATTGGTACTCTTATCTTGCGGTTCTTCCGCTTGATATACTCCCTTGACATCAGTCCGTGGGTTCCCACGTTCCGTACAGACGCCTGTATTAAGTTCATGCCACCTTTATGCCGCCCACCATCTAGGCAGTAAACAGGTTTCCCCTAGACTTATCCCAGATTAACGACAACCCCCTGGTTTTGATGGAATCTCTACGCTTTCGACATTTTCGTAAGTGGTTCACTTGCTCGTTCATCTCCTTAATACGCACTTGACAGTTTAGATACTGCCTTTTCCTTAACGCTCAATACCATGGCTTTTGACCACAGCACCTTAAGGTAGTTTGAAACCTCCACCTGTATGGCGATTTCGGCGGGCCTACCGCCATCATCTGCACAGCATAGCTGTCTTCAAGTAGCTACGCTACTTGGACACGCCTTCGTGGCGCACAATCATCAGCGTATCTACAGAATTTGTGTCCTCTCTTCTCCAGTTCTTTATCTAAGTCATCTAAAAGGATATTTGCTAGAAGTGGACTTAATGGCCCTCCCTGCGGGGTGCCTTCTTCGCTTCTTACAACTATTCCATTTAGCATAATACCTGACTGCAAGTAAAGTCTAATCAGTTTTAGAACTCTCTTGTCTTTGATTTTCTTGGACACTCTGTGCATTAATATGTCATGGTTAACCTTGTCAAAGAATTTCTCAAGGTCCATATCTATCGCATATTTATATCCTTGATTCATATATTCTTTCGCCTGTTTCACAGCATCATGCCCACTTCTTCCTGGTCTAAAACCAAAGCTGTTATTAGAAAAGCAAGGGTCAAATATATTCGTTAAGGTTTGTGCTATGGCTTGCTGGATTAACCTATCTAATACAGTAGGTATTCCTAAAAGTCTCATACCTCCATCTGGTTTAGGTATCTCGACTCTTCTTACAGCACTGGGTTTATATCTACCCTTTGAGATACTATCTTTAATAGATAGTCAGTTTTGTTTTAGGAAAGGTCGAAGTTCATCAACCTTCATTCTATCCACTCCGTAGCTACCTTTATTCTTTTCTACTCTTTTAAGAGCAGATAGCATATTATCTCTAGATAGTATCCTTTCCATGAGATTATCTGAAGCTGCACTGGATGTTTCATTTGTAGATGTCACTGATATACTAGGCACTCCGTGCATACCTTTAGTTTCCAACTTATTCTTTGCACTAGAGTCTTCATACGAAGTTTTCTGCTGTCGTTGTATATCTATTGAATCCTTCAAAATCTTCATCCTCCTTAATGTTCAGTCCTTCCTTATCTATTCATGACTAGATAAGTACTATGACCTCTGCTGACTTCTCAAGATTCAGCTATACATCACTATATAGGTTGTTATTTCAAAATGCATTTCCATAACATATCCTTGAGACCTCCCCAGGTAGGAGCGATAACCTTCATCTCATATATCTGCCACATTTACTCCTTGAGATTCGGGTAGTGTTGGACTTCGTTTTGAATAGCAAACTCGTCCGTCCCAAGTAAGCCTTATATGTGGTTTGTGTTCCTCAGACCAAGACTTTGCCTAGGGCTTCCTTCAGATTCCACCTCGCGATGGACACCCTTGCCTTCGGCTAGTGGTTCCCACTACCAAGCCCACAGCGGACTCTCACCGCCAAGTTATCGCCCATGCTGGGCACACTATAAAAAAAAGATAGGACTTAGTCCTATCTTCTTAAGCTCTTTGGTTTTTGCAAAATCTCTGACATTATAACTCCTTGAATAATAGATTCTCTATTAAATTCAATAGGTATTTCCTCTTTTCCTATTTCTTTACCATATATACCACCTTTATAGTCTTTAGAACCATCTTTGAAGGTAGTATTTAGAGTTTCTATCTCATTCTCTCTTTTAAGATCATCCTCGTTTATAATATTCTGTTGAGAAGTGGAAGAGGATTGCTTTTTTTCCGTATCTCCAAAATTTTTATCAAATTCTACTTTTAGTTCGTTGAATAAATCTTCTAAGCCACCTGAAAAAGTTTTTCTTCTAGTTTCACTAGTATTAGATGCCTTTTTAACAGTTCTTTGGGCAGGGCTAGGCTTATTAGGTTGTACTTGTCTCTTTGCCACCTTTTTATCTTTATTAAATAATGAGGTTATAAATATAATAGCAATAAAGCCTATTATAGATCCAAAGTCCATATAATCACTTCCTTTGTCAAGAAAAAACTAGTTTTTTATTTCATTAAATCTTTTCCTGCCCCTTTATCTTCATTTTTGCTGATTTTTGCAATAGACTCTCTCATACCGGTGTCAGCTACTACATTTTGTAGGTTATAATAGTCCATTACTCCTATTTTACCCTCTCTTAAAGCTGATGCCATTGCCTTTGGCACTTCAGCCTCTGATTCAACAACTTTAGCCTTCATTTCCTCTACAGCAGCCCTCATTTCTTGTTCCTTAGCTACTGCCATTGCCCTTCTTTCTTCTGCTTTAGCTTGAGCGATTCGTTTATCTGCCTCTGCTTGGTCTGTTTGTAATTGTGCACCAATATTTCTTCCTACATCTATGTCCGCAATATCAATAGATAAAATTTCAAATGCAGTACCCGCATCTAATCCTTTCCCTAAAACTGTTCTAGAAATTAAATCAGGGTTCTCTAACACATCTTTGTGAGATGCAGCCGAACCTACAGTTGTAACAATACCCTCACCAACTCTGGCAATAATTGTTTCTTCACCAGCTCCCCCAACAAGTCTTTCAATATTTGCTCGCACTGTTACTCTAGCCTTAACCATTACTTCGATACCATCTTTTGCAACTGCTGCTATTTTAGGAGTTTCAATAACCTTTGGATTAACACTTACTTGAACAGCTTCTAAAACATTTCTACCTGCTAGATCAATTGCAGCAGCCCTTTCAAACTCAAGGCCAAGTTCTGCTCTTTGAGCTGCTATTAATGCATCTACTAGGCTATTTACATCTCCACCAGCTAAATAATGTGCCTCAAGATTATCTATGTCTAGATTTAACCCTGCTTTAGTGGCTTTAATTAAGGGATTAACAATACGGCTTGGTTGAACCCTTCTAAATCTCATTCCAACTAAAGTGAAAATACCTACCTTAACTCCCGAGAAAAAAGCTGTGATCCATAAACCTACTGGTATAAAACTTAAAATAATTGAAAGTACAATAAATACAACTGCAATTGCAACAATTAAAAATACTATTTCTGGCATAAGACCCCTCCTAATTAATTTTTTGAACTACTATTCTGCTACCTTCTATTCTACTAATCTTTACTAAATCCTCTTTTTCTATAAATTGACCTTCAGAAACTACATCTAATAACTCTCCATCTATGGATATTGTGCCCGATGGTCTAAGTGGAGTAGTTACTATACCAGTTTGCCCTATATACTTACTATAATCCACAAATGAAGTATATCCTTTTTCTTTATCTAATTTAGTGTTTAGTACTATACGATTAAAATGCTTATTTTTAGGAGCATATTTAAAAATAAGCACCAACACAACTATAGTTAAAATCAATGAAACAAAAATAGATATTATCGCAGTAGTAACACTGCTGGATGCTAAGAAAATACTTATAGCTACACACACGATTCCACCTACACCTGCTACACCAAAACCTGGTATAAAAGCTTCTATTCCTAATAAAAGAATACCTACTAAAAATATGAAGGCAGTTATTAAACTAGTATTTCCAGCTAATATATTTCCACCAAAATATAAGGCAAAAGAGACCAAACTTACAGTCCCCCCTATACCAAAACCTGGCATAAATATTTCAACTAAAAGTCCTATAAAGCCTGCTGCTAGTAGCAAAGGTGCAATATAAACATTACTAGCAAACTTTGCTAGATGAATACTATTAGTAGTTTCTGCCATAATAATGTTACTATAGGGTAAGGATAAAGAACTTAAAATTTGGTGATAATCGCTGGCGACTATATCGGTAAATCCTAAACTTTTAGCCTCTAATGTAGTTAGATTTAGTAATCTACCTCGTTCAATAATACCAGGTATAGCTATAGATTGATCCGCCATAGCTGCTACTATATCTTCGTCCCTACCTTTTTCTTGAGCAACACTTCTGAGTATGCTAACCCAAGTAGAAAGTATCTTCTCCGTATTAGGGATAGTTTCTGCAGATCCAATAGTACTACTAGGCGCCATAGCTATAGTATCCGAAGAAATCGTTAATAAAACCCCAGCTGATTCTGCTTTCGTATTAACAAATGATATGGTAGGTATATTTGTATTTAAAATCAATTGACTTATCTTTTCAGCAGAGTCAATTCTTCCACCATAAGTATCAATTTCAAATATTACTGTAGCAGCTTTAGGATCTTTTTCTATAATGGACAGGTTATGCTCCACATATTGATATACAGCGGGAGTTATTTCTCCTTTAATTGGTATTACATATACATTCTCTCCATTTACATTTGCATTGGCCACTATAGAAAATAACAGTGTAAATATTAATATCCCTAAACAACATATTTTTTTTCTTATCATATCTCCCCTCCTCTCCTATTATATATATTCCCTTTTAATATATATTAAACTATTTTTTAACACAAAAAACAAGTTTAATAAAATTAAACCCACCTTACCATTAAATTTAGGTGGGTAATTATCTTTTAATTTTAACATCAGCAACTATCGGATAGTGATCAGATGCCCTTTCACGTATAATTCTATAGTCCTTAGCCTCTATATTTGAACTTATAAAAATATAGTCAATTCTTCTGGATACAAATGGAACTTCAAAAGTAGATATATAATTATTATTAGTTACATAACCTACATCTGTAAGCTTTTTACTTATTTCATGAACCTCTCTACTATTATACATAGCATTAAAGTCTCCAACTAAAATAACTTTGTTTGAAAGAGTGCTTAAATATTTGCTAATTGCCTGTACTTGAACTAGTCTTTCCGAAGCAGTTAATCCTAGATGGGTGTTCAAAAAGTTTATTTTTTGCTCATTTATATCTATTACTGCTGATAATAATCCCCTTTGTTCTCTCCCACTTGGTATTTTAAAATTCTCATATGATACTATTGGATATTTACTTAATATACCATTTCCATACTTTGCGCCAATTATATTTACATTATCCCCATATACATAATTCATAGATAATTTATCTGCTAAATATTTTAATTGATTTTGAAATCTCGAACGAGCAAAGTTTGAATCTACTTCTTGTAATCCAATAATATCAGCTTCACTATCTTTAATAATATTGGCTATTTGATCCAGTGTATAAATTCCTAAGAGATTTTTACCATGATGAATGTTATATGACATAATTTTCAACTCTTCTATCCCACTCTCTTTAAAAGATGTGCCTCTATCTAAATTTACTTCTTGTGTTTGTAAATTAATAAATTCAAAAGATCGCGGATGTTCTGTTTCATTATATAACGAGCTTATTAAATCTATTGAAGGCTACAGAATCCTTTGTAATGTAAAAAATATTATTATTATTCTTAGCATTATCCTCTAATCTTAGTACAGGATTTGTTAAAGAAACGGAATGAGTCATTTGTTTATTTTCATCAAATACATCAAATGTAATGCTCTTAATATTGGTTAGTGCAATAACTTCGAGATGAGATATACCTTCATCATAAACAAAGAGTGTACTATATTGGTATTTTATACAAAATAAATAAACCCGGATATAATCCGGGTTAGTCTTTTACTATTGTAAAATCTTTCTTACTATTTGATTAACTACTTTTCCATCAGTTCTGCCTTTTAATTTAGGCATTGCTGTAGCCATTATTTTTCCCATATCTTTCATAGAGGTAGCACCGGTATCGGCAATAACCTCCTTAATTATTGTTTCAATTTCTTCCTCTGACAATTGTTCAGGTAAGTATTCCATAAGCACATCTACTTCTTGTGCCGCTTGTTCAACTAAGTCTGCTCGACCACCCTTTTCAAACTCTTCAATGGAATCTCTTCGTTGTTTTGCTTGCTTAGAGATTATTTCAATAACTTCTTCATCTGTAAGCTCAACCCTTTTATCCACTTCTATTTGTTTTATGTCAGCACGAATCATTGTAATAACATTTTTTCGAAGTTGGTTTTTATTCTTCATGGCATTTTTTAATTCGTCAGCTAATCTCTCTTTGAGGGACATTTTATTTTCACCTCTACCTTAAGAAACCCTAGTCAAATAACTAGAATTTGCTTTTATTTCTTCGTGCGGCTTCAGCCTTTTTCTTACGCTTTACACTAGGCTTTTCATAGTGCTCTCTTTTTCTTACTTCTGATAAAATACCAGACTTAGCGCACTGTCTTTTAAATCTACGAAGAGCATTATCTAGTGATTCATTATCTCTTATTTTTATCTCTGACATCTTACTTTCCCTCCCTCCGCTAGCAAGCGCTGTGCTTTATCTATAGCAACATAATGGCTATATTGCAAGTGGGATTTAACAATACTTAGTTATTATACATTAAAATTTCAACTTATGCAATAGCTATTTTTTAACCTGGAGGCCACTGAAGTTGCCTTCCACCTAAAAGGTGAAAATGCAAATGGTTCACTGTTTGACCGCCGTTGCTACCGCAGTTGTTTACAATTCTAAATCCCTCTTGCTCTAAATCAAATTGCCTAGCTAAATGTCCTATAGCGGCGAAGATTTCGGGAATAATAATTTTACCATCCTCTTCCGTTACATCCATAGTAGTTGGAATATGCTTTTTAGGTACAATAAGCAGGTGTATAGGTGCTTCAGGATTAATATCCTCAAAAGCTATTACATGTTCATTTTCATAGACTAAGGTAGATGGAATTTCCCCCTCTATTATCTTACAAAAAATACAATTTGACATCAATTACACCTCCTTACTGTTCGTCTATATCTATTTTTATTCAACATAAAATTAGAAATTCCTCTTTTAAAAACTATTTCTTTTCTCCTAAAATATAATCTTGTCTTAGTTCTTTAAGGGTAACTATATCTAATTCGCCTTCTTTTACATCATTAGCAGGAGCTAGAATCTTTAAATAGTTATCAGTATATCCCTCGACATAGCCAGTAACATCTTTCGAAAGTGCTTCAAATAAAACCTTCTTATTTCTACCTATAAACATAGTACGATAATTGTCTTTTAATTGTTCCCCTAATTCAATTAATTTTTCACTACGATAGTGTTTTATTAGACCATCCACTTGATTTGTATATTTTGCCGCCGGTGTTCCAGTTCTAGGTGAATATTTGAAAACATGAATTTCACTAAATTCAATTTCTTTTACGAAATTATAAGTTATATTGAATTCTTCGTCGGTTTCTCCCGGGAAACCTACAATGATATCTGTAGTTAAGGCTACTTCAGGATATACGGTTCTAATTCTGTTAACGATTTCCTTATATTCCTCTGCTGTATACTTTCGATTCATTCTT
Proteins encoded in this region:
- a CDS encoding HD family phosphohydrolase, producing MRSSVEGFFRKKSIKKFLLALLFFISLFAILVTSLRPEKFDLVIGQRAPVDIYSPKDIEDKFNTERVRQKAVEGIEPVYKLNPGVRVEVNKDIEKFFLLVYKLRNDEELTELEKIEQLNSENDLNIGTVNVKTAITAPIDQLKYLESYINEIVAQNMNVGIDVEDLQKQKNSIKEYITNLNEFEAELKDLAISIVYATIRPNKFLDEDATNSKIEMARENVDKIIIKKGDSILREGEVITFDRLELLRDLGVLNDESKVDFVLYIGIAAIALVIELLIIGYMAVFNKDLLERPGRLLMIYIIFISTLIISKVIQGISIYLIPVAACSMLLSILIESRLALLINLCLTVLISIITGNNTIFMAMALIGGTVGAFSVVNTQQRANIFISGIAVSIINMITIVGIGFINSSEIMQTLTFGFYGLLNGLFSSIVTVGSLPLWESVFNVVTPLKLLELSNPNQPLLKKLLLEAPGTYHHSIIVGNLSESAVDAIGGNSLLARVGAFYHDIGKTRRPYFFKENQLTSDNPHDKLNPSLSATIITDHVKDGIELAKKHKLPVEVRAFIEQHHGDTLVAYFYHKAKTGENGDSVEEKNFRYGGPKPQTKETAIVMIADSVEAAVRSLSSPTQEKVEALVEKIIQDKLNDGQLDECNITLKDLDQIKKTFLKVILSIFHERIEYPDMNVKKKDGGKPRGTTN
- a CDS encoding PhoH family protein, which produces MENKFQKKIEIKEQKFIKELFGNFDENIKLVQQHLKVDIVQRDGDILIIGDEKEVLLGEKLIEQLMEVVDRNEHLTIQNISYAISLLLDGEHEKIQSLASDVIFVTDRGKPIKPKTIGQKKYIEQIQSKDLTFGIGPAGTGKTYLAVTMAVKAFKNEEVNRIILTRPAVEAGESLGFLPGDLKDKVDPYLRPLYDALFDILGSERFQKYMERGMIEVAPLAYMRGRTLDNSFIILDEAQNTTKEQMKMFLTRFGFGSKAIVTGDITQIDLPKGKHSGLKHAEQVLKNVEEIGFSYLTGKDVVRHQLVQKIVKAYDEYDSKSQMRVQKEK
- the yqfD gene encoding sporulation protein YqfD, with product MRGYVIVKVEGLALERFINMCIARGIYLWDIKRINYTTLEAKIGIQGFKELRNIVKRAGCRVSIHKKNGYPFWVHKLKKRKMLLVGAFFCFLILVFSSTFIFSIEIIGNEELEKSEIISSLNELGLKPGTNKYLVNLKEIETELILDVDQIAWVGIEVRGIRAKVEIVEKRLAPDKIDKNTPCNVIAKKNGVIEKVIARNGDAVVEEGDIVTKGDMLINGVVQRENMDEPMFVHSYGEVYAKTYYETTESKNLIEIKKDKTGQKFKKRTFNFGSIELSFNKGDIPYNVYIVEKKSKRPFQWRNIGLPVEIITEDYYEAIQFEERIDEIQAKNDIHKEAINKLLEDIPLDAKILNTQIDFTIQDDILYGKVIIEVLENIAEQKTLQIGED
- the yqfC gene encoding sporulation protein YqfC encodes the protein MKKNEEIKKSLAEILELPKDIILDLPKIIMVGNLQIYIENHKGILEYTNNRIRINTKNGVLRIIGKDLMLKNIITEEIVIIGEINQVEFID
- a CDS encoding group II intron maturase-specific domain-containing protein, encoding MDSVTNFLENKLKLKVNKEKSAVDKPTRRKFLGFSFYNLWGKYNIRIHDKSIKRFKDKVRKITSRSYSISIEDRIRRLNQITTGWVNYFSIAKAKGIMQELDEWIRRRLRMCIWKQWKKPRTKIKNLISLGVLKYKAYEWGNTRKGYWRIANSPILSRSLTNKYLESISYQSLSARYQKMQLT